Proteins encoded in a region of the Planococcus citri chromosome 1, ihPlaCitr1.1, whole genome shotgun sequence genome:
- the LOC135833395 gene encoding sarcoplasmic reticulum histidine-rich calcium-binding protein-like: MSRIGLVSVSCIVVIAFFAKVDCATIPRSELQNKPQDLTAVASVIELDQLDPRNQAVYSSYSIVETSGGATGPNRVEYSKSEYEPAGQNTEHKPVSGHSGRPASRRKFQFNDDDDSSSFSSINSSPKSSDYKSVSSEQVSRPSKTKSSPQKSSSTRKSSPKSINEIVEGSPPLQGAGSSKKSILSDGDLNKEGSLLSGSIGDGFEEGYDKEKHFDKEGGKKYVEAHKAEAAKKAQEGYKKEEGYDKAEDAKQGKEEKKAIVSEKEGEKKGHLEQEKEEIKEYKGADGTKGVSVTKKGGHKKGHKKKGFHNVHHKDEYKKDEVFYDEAHNGDEHEEHAHEQEKHHKEKGGSAKKNHVDSGYHEGHGEKKGIQNKGHHFEEAEGHKKEAGQEAHHNKKSEYGKKGGYKEGEKHGHAEGGSHGGGYSDHGFF; this comes from the coding sequence ATGTCTCGAATCGGTTTGGTTTCGGTTTCTTGTATCGTGGTGATCGCGTTTTTCGCCAAAGTTGACTGTGCTACAATTCCACGTTCAGAATTACAAAATAAACCCCAAGATCTAACCGCAGTTGCCAGTGTGATCGAGCTAGATCAGCTGGATCCGAGAAATCAGGCTGTTTACAGTAGTTACAGTATCGTTGAGACATCCGGCGGAGCTACCGGACCAAATCGAGTCGAGTATTCTAAAAGTGAATACGAACCTGCCGGACAAAACACCGAACATAAGCCAGTCAGTGGCCACAGTGGGCGCCCAGCTAGTAGAAGGAAATTCCAATTCAATGACGATGACGACAGCTCTAGTTTTAGCAGCATTAACAGCAGCCCAAAGAGCAGTGATTACAAATCTGTATCTTCCGAGCAAGTGAGTCGACCATCTAAAACTAAATCATCTCCTCAAAAGTCCTCCTCTACTAGAAAATCCTCTCCTAAAAGTATCAACGAAATAGTCGAAGGAAGCCCACCTCTTCAAGGGGCTGGTTCTAGCAAAAAATCCATCCTCAGTGACGGTGATTTGAACAAAGAAGGATCCTTATTGAGTGGTAGCATAGGTGACGGGTTCGAAGAAGGGTACGATAAAGAAAAACATTTCGACAAAGAAGGTGGTAAAAAATACGTCGAAGCCCACAAAGCCGAAGCAGCTAAAAAAGCCCAAGAAGGATATAAAAAAGAAGAAGGATACGACAAAGCCGAAGACGCCAAACAGggtaaagaagagaaaaaagcaATTGTCAGTGAAAAAGAAGGCGAAAAGAAAGGCCATCTGGAGCAGGAAAAAGAAGAAATCAAAGAATACAAAGGCGCTGATGGTACAAAAGGTGTCTCAGTCACGAAAAAGGGAGGCCATAAAAAAGGCCATAAGAAAAAAGGTTTCCACAACGTGCACCATAAAGACGAATACAAAAAGGACGAAGTGTTCTATGACGAAGCTCACAACGGAGACGAGCACGAAGAACATGCCCACGAACAAGAAAAACACCATAAAGAAAAAGGAGGTTCAGCCAAGAAGAATCATGTCGACTCTGGCTACCACGAAGGCCATGGAGAAAAGAAAGGTATTCAGAATAAAGGCCATCACTTTGAAGAAGCTGAGGGCCATAAGAAAGAAGCCGGCCAAGAAGCCCATCATAATAAGAAATCTGAATATGGTAAGAAAGGCGGCTATAAAGAAGGTGAGAAACATGGTCATGCCGAAGGAGGTTCGCATGGCGGAGGATATTCTGATCATGGATTCTTCTAA